One Rhododendron vialii isolate Sample 1 chromosome 2a, ASM3025357v1 genomic region harbors:
- the LOC131318189 gene encoding 3-ketoacyl-CoA synthase 11-like, with protein sequence MSESKPREPSMPFSSSQKLPDFKQSVKLKYVKLGYHYLITHGIFLFVTPMIVLIAAQLSTVSLQDAYVLWDHLRFNLISVILCSTLLVFLSTLYFLTRPRPVYLVNFSCYKPEDARQCTRQIFLERSRLIGTFTDKNLLFQQKILERSGLGERTYLPEAVLRVPPNPCMAEARREAELVMFGAIDELLAKTHVKPKDVGILIVNCSLFNPTPSLSAMIVNHYKLRGNIISHNLGGMGCSAGLISIDLAKDLLQVHPNTYALVISMENITLNWYSGNERSMLVSNCLFRMGGAAILLSNKRSDHRRSKYQLVHTVRTHKGSDDKCFESIFQMEDPNGKVGVSLSKDIMAVAGDALKTNITTLGPLVLPMSEQLLFFSTLVAKKLFKMKIKPYIPDFKLAFEHFCIHAGGRAVLDEIEKNLQLSDWNMEPSRMTLYRFGNTSSSSLWYELAYTEAKGRVKRGDRTWQIAFGSGFKCNSAVWKALRTINPEKEKNPWMDEIDQFPVDVPKFAAI encoded by the coding sequence ATGAGCGAGTCAAAACCAAGAGAACCCTCGATGCCATTCTCTTCGTCGCAGAAGCTTCCTGATTTCAAGCAATCTGTCAAACTGAAGTATGTTAAACTCGGATACCATTACCTCATTACCCATGGGATTTTCCTATTTGTAACCCCTATGATTGTTCTCATAGCAGCTCAGCTATCGACGGTCTCACTTCAAGATGCTTATGTTCTTTGGGACCATCTTCGCTTCAATCTCATATCGGTGATCCTGTGCTCGACCCTCCTGGTGTTTCTGTCCACCCTTTACTTCCTTACTCGCCCTCGTCCTGTTTACCTTGTGAATTTCTCGTGCTATAAACCAGAGGATGCTCGCCAATGCACTAGGCAGATTTTCTTGGAAAGGTCGCGTTTGATTGGAACATTCACAGATAAAAACCTCCTTTTCCAACAGAAAATTCTTGAGAGGTCCGGTCTTGGGGAAAGAACCTATTTGCCTGAAGCTGTTCTGAGGGTACCTCCAAATCCATGTATGGCGgaagcaagaagagaggcgGAACTGGTAATGTTTGGTGCCATTGATGAGCTTTTGGCAAAAACCCATGTGAAACCAAAAGACGTAGGGATTTTGATTGTGAATTGTAGCTTGTTCAATCCAACGCCCTCTCTATCTGCTATGATTGTAAACCATTATAAGCTTAGAGGGAACATTATTAGCCATAATCTTGGTGGAATGGGTTGTAGTGCTGGTTTGATCTCAATCGATCTTGCTAAAGATCTCCTTCAAGTTCATCCCAATACTTATGCTCTGGTAATAAGCATGGAAAACATCACATTGAATTGGTACTCTGGCAATGAAAGATCAATGCTTGTTTCCAATTGCTTGTTCCGAATGGGAGGGGCGGCCATTTTGCTTTCAAACAAAAGGTCAGACCACCGCCGATCCAAATACCAATTGGTTCACACTGTCAGGACCCACAAAGGGTCTGATGACAAATGCTTTGAGAGTATTTTCCAAATGGAGGATCCTAACGGAAAAGTTGGAGTCTCGTTGTCAAAGGACATAATGGCAGTGGCCGGAGATGCTTTGAAGACTAACATTACCACTTTGGGCCCACTTGTGCTTCCGATGTCTGAACAGTTGCTATTTTTCTCCACATTAGTGGCGAAAAAACTTTTCAAGATGAAGATAAAGCCCTACATTCCCGATTTCAAGTTGGCTTTTGAGCACTTTTGCATTCATGCTGGAGGGAGAGCTGTTCTGGACGAGATAGAGAAAAACCTGCAACTTTCTGATTGGAACATGGAGCCTTCACGGATGACGCTTTACCGGTTTGGAAACACTTCAAGCAGTTCTCTTTGGTATGAGTTGGCTTATACAGAAGCCAAAGGGAGGGTGAAGAGGGGTGATAGAACATGGCAGATAGCGTTTGGTTCTGGGTTTAAGTGCAACAGTGCAGTTTGGAAGGCTTTGAGGACTATTAACCCGGAAAAGGAGAAGAACCCATGGATGGATGAGATAGACCAGTTCCCAGTTGATGTTCCAAAATTTGCAGCCATCTGA
- the LOC131318190 gene encoding 3-ketoacyl-CoA synthase 11-like, translated as MSESKLRTPSMPFSSSQKLPDFKQSVKLKYVKLGYHYLITHGMFLFITPMIVLIAAQLSTVSLQDAYVLWDHLRFNVISVILCSTLLVFLSTLYFLTRPRPVYLVNFSCYKPEDARQCTRQIFMERSRLIGTFTNENLLFQQKILERSGLGEKTYLPEAVIRVPPNPCMAEARREAEMVMYGAIDELLAKTHVKPKDVGILIVNCSLFNPTPSLSAMIINHYKLRGNIISHNLGGMGCSAGLISIDLAKDLLQVHPNTYALVISMENITLNWYFGNERSMLVSNCLFRMGGAAILLSNKRSDHRRSKYQLVHTVRTHKGSDDKCFECVFQMEDPNGKVGVSLLKDLMAVAGDALKTNITTLGPLVLPMSEQLLFFSTLVAKKLLKMKIKPYIPDFKLAFEHFCIHAGGRAVLDEIEKNLQLSDWNMEPSRMTLYRFGNTSSSSLWYELAYTEAKGRVKRGDRTWQIAFGSGFKCNSAVWKALRTINPEKEKNPWMDEIDQFPVDVPKFAAI; from the coding sequence ATGAGCGAGTCAAAACTGAGAACACCCTCGATGCCATTCTCTTCGTCGCAGAAGCTTCCTGATTTCAAGCAATCTGTCAAACTGAAGTATGTTAAACTCGGATACCATTACCTCATTACCCATGGAATGTTCTTATTTATAACCCCTATGATTGTTCTCATAGCGGCTCAGCTATCGACTGTCTCACTTCAAGATGCTTATGTTCTTTGGGACCATCTTCGCTTCAATGTCATATCAGTGATCCTGTGCTCGACCCTCCTGGTGTTTCTGTCCACCCTTTACTTCCTTACTCGCCCTCGTCCTGTTTACCTTGTGAATTTCTCGTGCTATAAACCAGAGGACGCTCGCCAATGCACTAGGCAGATTTTCATGGAAAGGTCACGTTTGATTGGAACATTCACAAATGAAAACCTCCTTTTCCAACAGAAAATTCTTGAGAGATCCGGTCTTGGGGAAAAAACCTATTTGCCTGAAGCTGTTATAAGAGTACCTCCAAATCCATGTATGGCGGAAGCAAGAAGAGAGGCAGAAATGGTAATGTATGGTGCCATTGATGAGCTTTTGGCAAAAACCCATGTGAAACCAAAAGATGTAGGGATTTTGATTGTGAATTGTAGCTTGTTCAATCCAACGCCCTCTCTATCTGCTATGATTATAAACCATTATAAGCTTAGAGGGAACATTATTAGCCATAATCTTGGTGGGATGGGTTGTAGTGCCGGTTTGATCTCAATCGATCTTGCTAAAGATCTCCTCCAAGTTCATCCCAATACTTATGCTCTGGTAATAAGCATGGAAAACATCACATTGAATTGGTACTTTGGGAATGAAAGATCAATGCTTGTTTCCAATTGCTTGTTCCGAATGGGAGGGGCGGCCATTTTGCTTTCGAACAAAAGGTCAGACCACCGCCGATCCAAATACCAATTGGTTCACACTGTCAGGACCCACAAAGGGTCTGATGACAAATGCTTTGAGTGTGTTTTTCAAATGGAGGATCCTAATGGAAAAGTTGGAGTCTCGTTGTTGAAGGACCTGATGGCGGTGGCCGGAGATGCTTTGAAGACTAACATCACCACTTTGGGCCCACTTGTGCTTCCGATGTCTGAACAGTTGCTATTTTTCTCCACTTTAGTGGCGAAAAAACTTCTGAAGATGAAGATAAAGCCCTACATTCCCGATTTCAAGTTGGCTTTTGAGCATTTTTGCATTCATGCTGGAGGAAGAGCTGTTCTGGACGAGATAGAGAAAAACCTGCAACTCTCTGATTGGAACATGGAGCCTTCGCGGATGACGCTTTACCGGTTTGGAAACACTTCAAGCAGTTCTCTTTGGTATGAGTTGGCTTATACAGAAGCCAAAGGGAGGGTGAAGAGGGGAGATAGAACGTGGCAGATAGCGTTTGGTTCTGGATTTAAGTGTAACAGTGCAGTTTGGAAGGCTTTGAGGACTATTAACCCGGAAAAGGAGAAGAACCCATGGATGGATGAGATAGATCAGTTCCCAGTTGATGTTCCAAAATTCGCAGCCATCTGA
- the LOC131316236 gene encoding pentatricopeptide repeat-containing protein At1g07740, mitochondrial: MITSRRSRSLNETLSTLLFHHSNPFTNHIRSLSYRPPRPTIPKPPHKPSKKLLPKPITFITDLKEIQNPDEALSLFNDYTQMGFKHDYPSYSSLIYKLARCRNFEPVKTLLHSIKHHNIQCREALFIGLIRHYGKSQLPEEAIDLFQQMASFNCVRTLQSFNTLLNVLVDNGRLEKVNEMFKCASKMGFKLNSVSFTVMIKGWLERGEWEQACRVFDEMLERGVEPSVVTYNCLVGYLCKKCDLDRAKGMLDDMAKKGQKPNAVTYSLLMGGLCSLDKYNEAKKMMFDMEYRGCKPQMVNYGVLMNDLAKRGLIEEAKALLHQMKKRRFKPDVVTYNILINYLCKDGRVAEAYKILVEMQVQGCEPNAATYRMMVDGFCRVKDFEGGLKLLNAMLASKHCPRLETFCCLIRGLAMCGKVDDVCFVLEAMEKKKMRFDLHSWEVLVREAFGEDHGSASSLVTELISAHQ; this comes from the coding sequence ATGATCACATCACGGCGATCTAGATCACTCAATGAGACACTATCAACCCTTCTATTTCACCATTCCAATCCATTCACCAACCACATTCGTTCTCTCTCTTACCGCCCTCCTCGCCCCACCATACCCAAACCCCCTCACAAACCCTCCAAAAAACTCCTCCCCAAACCAATCACTTTCATAACAGACctcaaagaaattcaaaacccagatgaagccctctctctcttcaacgACTACACCCAAATGGGTTTCAAACACGACTACCCATCCTACTCCTCCCTCATTTACAAGCTCGCCCGTTGTCGAAACTTCGAACCCGTCAAAACCCTTCTCCATAGCATTAAACACCACAACATTCAATGCAGAGAAGCCCTTTTTATTGGCTTAATTCGTCATTATGGAAAATCCCAGTTGCCAGAGGAAGCCATTGATCTGTTTCAACAAATGGCTAGTTTTAACTGTGTCCGTACATTGCAGTCTTTCAATACCCTCCTCAATGTTTTGGTTGACAATGGGAGGTTAGAAAAGGTGAATGAGATGTTTAAGTGCGCGTCGAAAATGGGTTTTAAGCTGAATTCCGTTTCGTTTACGGTTATGATCAAGGGGTGGCTCGAGAGGGGTGAGTGGGAACAAGCTTGCCGGGTGTTCGATGAAATGCTCGAGAGAGGAGTTGAACCCTCGGTGGTAACTTATAATTGTCTGGTTGGGTATTTGTGCAAGAAATGTGACTTGGATAGGGCTAAGGGTATGCTCGATGACATGGCCAAGAAAGGGCAAAAACCTAATGCAGTCACGTACTCGTTGTTGATGGGAGGTTTGTGCTCTTTAGATAAGTACAACGAAGCGAAGAAGATGATGTTTGATATGGAGTATCGAGGGTGTAAACCACAGATGGTGAATTATGGTGTTTTGATGAATGATCTTGCAAAGAGAGGGTTGATTGAGGAAGCCAAGGCTTTGCTTCATCAGATGAAGAAAAGACGGTTCAAGCCTGATGTTGTGACTTACAATATACTGATTAATTATCTGTGCAAGGATGGGAGAGTTGCTGAGGCGTACAAAATTCTCGTGGAAATGCAGGTTCAAGGTTGTGAGCCAAATGCAGCCACGTATAGAATGATGGTTGATGGGTTTTGTCGAGTTAAGGACTTTGAAGGAGGCTTGAAGCTTTTGAATGCAATGTTAGCAAGTAAGCATTGCCCACGTCTCGAAACGTTTTGCTGTTTGATTAGGGGATTAGCCATGTGTGGCAAGGTGGATGATGTTTGCTTTGTTTTGGAAGCtatggagaagaagaaaatgagatttGATCTACATTCTTGGGAAGTGCTGGTTAGGGAAGCTTTTGGTGAGGATCATGGCAGTGCAAGCAGTCTTGTGACTGAACTGATTTCTGCTCATCAGTAG